A region of Periplaneta americana isolate PAMFEO1 chromosome 16, P.americana_PAMFEO1_priV1, whole genome shotgun sequence DNA encodes the following proteins:
- the LOC138692158 gene encoding zinc finger protein 665-like: MDEIKMEHEIDPLAIDRNNKADTAEGNSLSQEQIISDHHVTGIKEEYEDPSQDLTAEITFEEDPEPFSFLVVKHEPEERNFVDQHVTGIKEEYVNRSPDLLSEVNFEEDPFPVVKREPEEEQSDLHKLNVEPKVEIIAEDNEIFIERIAATNDRNVSEDLEGEMHLEIELPKICLGEKLHTHLSKDVSKNTFKCSVCGKIFSNPKRLKIHEHLHTAEKPFKCDVCGKCFSQLGRLKIHERVHTDDKPFQCDVCGKCFSQFGKLKTHERAHTGEKPFKCDVCGKFYSSSCNLKLHQRLHTGEKLFKCGVCGKGFLMSSNLNTHLLQHTGEKPFKCDVCDKFYSNSSNLKVHQRLHTGEKPFKCDICGKGYAQSLSLKAHQSEHTGEKPFKCDVCGKSYIQASQLETHKRFHTGEKPFKCDVCGKNFDRFTTLKAHILRHNGLQPFKCEVCGKCFSAFGNLKAHKSTHTGEKPFKCDVCNKLFSHLSTLKKHEPVHIDEKPFKCNVCGKCFCQSGYLKVHERLHTGEKPFKCDVCGMCFPVSGSLKAHERKHSAEKSFKCDVCGKFYSSSYYLKVHERLHTGDKLLKCEICGKGFLMSIDLTSHMRRHRGEKPFKCGVCGKCFPVSGALKAHERNHAVEKSFKCDVCGKFYSSSYYLKIHERLHTADKLLKCEVCGEGFLMSSDLTSHMRLHTGEKPL, translated from the exons ATGGACGAGATCAAGATGGAACATGAGATCGACCCTCTAGCAATAGACAGAAATAATAAAGCTGATACAGCAGAGGGGAATTCTTTATCTCAG GAACAGATTATTTCGGATCATCATGTGACTGGTATAAAGGAGGAATATGAGGACCCCAGCCAAGATCTCACAGCTGAGATAACATTTGAGGAAGATCCGGAGCCATTTTCGTTCCTTGTAGTGAAACatgaacctgag gaacggaattTCGTGGATCAGCATGTGACTGGCATAAAAGAGGAATATGTGAACCGGAGCCCTGATCTCTTATCAGAGGTAAATTTTGAGGAAGATCCGTTCCCTGTGGTCAAACGAGAACCAGAG GAAGAGCAGAGTGACTTGCACAAATTGAATGTGGAGCCAAAGGTGGAAATAATAGCAGAGGACAACGAGATTTTCATCGAAAG GATTGCTGCTACGAATGATAGAAATGTTTCAGAAGATTTGGAAGGTGAGATGCACTTGGAAATAGAACTTCCTAAAATATGTCTCGGGGAAAAACTGCACACCCATTTATCCAAGGACGTAAGCAAGAATACTTTCAAATGCAGTGTTTGTGGTAAGATTTTTTCAAACCCAAAACGCCTAAAAATTCATGAACACCTGCATACagccgagaaacctttcaaatgtgatgtttgtggtaaatgctTCTCTCAGTTGGGTAGGCTAAAAATCCATGAACGTGTGCACACAGACGACAAACCTTTccaatgtgatgtttgtggtaaatgctTCTCTCAGTTCGGAAAGCTAAAAACCCATGAACGTGCgcatacaggcgagaaacctttcaaatgtgatgtttgtggtaagttttACTCGAGTTCGTGTAACCTAAAACTTCATCAACGCCTGCATACTGGCGAAAAACTTTTCAAATGCGGTGTTTGTGGTAAGGGTTTCTTGATGTCCAGTAACCTCAATACCCATCTGCTccagcacacaggcgagaaacctttcaaatgtgatgtttgtgataAGTTTTACTCGAATTCATCTAACTTAAAAGTTCATCAACGCCTGCACACTggcgagaagcctttcaaatgtgatatttgtggtaaGGGTTACGCACAGTCGCTTAGCCTTAAAGCACATCAGAGCGAACACACTGGTgagaaaccttttaaatgtgatgtttgtggtaaatctTACATTCAGGCGAGTCAATTAGAAACTCACAAACGCTttcacactggcgagaaacctttcaaatgtgatgtttgtggtaagaaTTTCGATCGATTCACTACATTGAAAGCTCATATACTTCGGCATAATGGTTTGcaacctttcaaatgtgaagtTTGTGGTAAATGTTTTTCTGCGTTTGGTAACTTAAAAGCTCATAAAAGCAcgcacactggcgagaaacctttcaagtgtgatgtttgtAATAAGCTTTTCTCGCATTTGAGTACTCTGAAAAAACATGAACCTGTGCACATAgacgagaaacctttcaaatgtaatgTTTGTGGTAAATGCTTCTGTCAGTCTGGTTACCTAAAAGTTCATGAACGTctccacacaggcgagaaacctttcaaatgtgatgtttgtggtatgtGCTTCCCTGTATCGGGTTCCCTAAAGGCCCATGAACGTAAACATTCAGCTGAGAAaagtttcaaatgtgatgtttgtggtaagttttACTCGAGTTCATATTACCTAAAAGTTCATGAACGCCTACATACAGGCGACAAGCTTCTTAAATGTGAAATTTGTGGTAAGGGCTTCTTGATGTCCATTGACCTAACTAGTCATATGCGCCGGCACagaggcgagaaacctttcaaatgtggtgTTTGCGGCAAGTGCTTCCCTGTCTCGGGTGCTCTAAAAGCCCATGAACGTAATCATGCAGTCGAGAAaagtttcaaatgtgatgtttgtggtaagttttACTCGAGTTCGTATTACCTAAAAATTCATGAACGCCTGCACACAGCCGACAAACTTCTTAAATGTGAAGTTTGTGGTGAAGGTTTCTTGATGTCCAGTGACCTAACTAGTCATATGCgcctgcacacaggcgagaaacctctTTAA